The Enoplosus armatus isolate fEnoArm2 chromosome 5, fEnoArm2.hap1, whole genome shotgun sequence genome contains the following window.
taataaacaaacCCCACAGATTGTCATTAAAGTCAATGAATTTTTTTGGGTTAAGAAATAGATTTGCTGCTGCAGATCAACCCACACGGCACAAAGGGAAACAGcgaaatatttgtttcagttaaAAAACATTAGTTTGGTTTTGGGAAAGGATCAGTTTACAGGGGAACTGTTTGTTTGATAGCTGAAGTTTTGAGTCCCTCCGTGCTATAATGCGTTCACAAGGCTTTTCAGATTGAATAGCAGGGATTTAGTTTGTTCTGGTCTTCTCAGTGTCAGAATTTAGTCCTTGCTTCACAGTTCCTTCAGCCAATTCCCAGCAGGACTGATCACCTCGGTGTACATTTGCAAACGGTCGGAGAAAGTCCACTCTCAAAGTGAGCCTTCGTTTCTTCTTGTTAAAAATGGCAGACGCAGTGTCTTCATTTACAGTTTCTGGGAATTCCAAAAGCAAATAGTAGACATCCTCCACTTCCAGTAAGACGTCGTCCTGCggagaaaaatacattcagcCCACTGTGAGAGTCACAAACGTAGAAACAGTCcaattatgtattttttatgaCATCCAACccagcactgacacacattgGATACTACTGTGGTTCATTATAACTGTTCAAGGGAGTGTGTAACCACTAACCTTGGAGATTCTCAGCTGACACTCTGACATGGAGCAAACCTTTGGCAGCTCCACTGTCAGCTCTACGCTGTGAGGAACCCCTGCTGTATCGGTCTTCACCTCAAGTTGGTACTCTGGCTTCTGAGGCTGCACAAATGTGGTGGAGATGACCTGGATCAGCTCCTTCTTTTTGTGCTCCGCAGGTCTGCAGATAATTTGGGCGGCCGTGTCCTCGTCTTGTTTCTCTGAGCGTAGAGAGGAAATCTGCTGCAGAAGGGCAGCAGGGGTCTGACTAGCTGTAAAAAGGAACACTATGGATTATTAGAAAGTGAAAGATGATACACCTGcagcagaaaaggaaaataGCTCCAACGAAAAGGGCTTGTAGCAGCTTATCAGGGTATAAGACTTATTGCTCTACCTGTGTCTGGTTGTTTGGAGGAGTTAGGCCACTGCCGAAACCCAAGCCGGCGGTGCAAGTCATCCGGGCTACTTTTTGGGCTACAGCTGACGACAGTGTACTCCTGAGATAACTTCATcccatgctgctgctgggcaAAGCTCAGAGCCAGCATATAGACTtcccttttgtctttctcactttcCTGGAGCACTGCAGGGTTTAATGCCACATCCAACACAGTGTACCAACCTGCGAAGGAAACACACCAATTTATTAGTCTTGTTCACATCATGTAACACAAAGGCCACTTCTGTAGCTTGTGATGCAGTGCAGCTTTGTTTTTTACCTTGACCttcatttgtgtctgtttccagTTTCCCTGCACACAGGGGCAAAGGCCTGCTGGGATCCCGAGGTGCAGGCACACGTCTCCAGCTGCATATGTTGATGTACACCGACCCTTTCTTGGGCTCCTGTTGAGGACACAGATGTACCATCTGtcaaaaaactgtcaaaacacactttgtctctAACCTATAAAACGGACACAGGTGTGGGAGCTTAACTatgacaagtaaaagtcatttgttttgtattaagGGATAGACAGTAGAACTGAAACAATTTAAATTAagtgattagttgatcaacagaaaatgaattgtagggttagggttagggttttacATTTCTAAGCAAAACTGTTTTGAGTTTCACCCTCGcaaaagtgaatattttctggttttcttagtcttctatgacagtaaactgaataatTGTGGGTGTcagactgttggttggacagaacaaaacatgtgatgATATTACAATGGGCTTTGGGAGCTTGTGATTGGCCTTTTT
Protein-coding sequences here:
- the pih1d2 gene encoding PIH1 domain-containing protein 2; the encoded protein is MSSTGSTEDVLQQVNQFWSMLDDLSQNDPAAYRKFIEKQMKEGAESSAPPELDSCLCTEIVEPKKGSVYINICSWRRVPAPRDPSRPLPLCAGKLETDTNEGQGWYTVLDVALNPAVLQESEKDKREVYMLALSFAQQQHGMKLSQEYTVVSCSPKSSPDDLHRRLGFRQWPNSSKQPDTASQTPAALLQQISSLRSEKQDEDTAAQIICRPAEHKKKELIQVISTTFVQPQKPEYQLEVKTDTAGVPHSVELTVELPKVCSMSECQLRISKDDVLLEVEDVYYLLLEFPETVNEDTASAIFNKKKRRLTLRVDFLRPFANVHRGDQSCWELAEGTVKQGLNSDTEKTRTN